The following are from one region of the Polyangiaceae bacterium genome:
- a CDS encoding VWA domain-containing protein has translation MTIAGVVGGLTVVFYILKLRRRPIAVPFSHIWERILRDKEATSWFSQLKRLLSLLFQLALLTLLIMALGDPRLSQNLVEGRNVLVLIDTSASMKATDGGDEQAPTRLDAARKEVATLVRGLGGTDRMLIASMDSGVSPLTTMTGETTDLQAALKQLKATDTRADLRRGLNFALDSLRGLNKTEIVLVSDGAFGDVEDITKGIDLGETKLSYVPVGSKNRNVAITQFSVRRYPLDKSRYEVMLEVTNTNEEPTDVELTLLGDGQVVDVTKLHLGPNERLPRFYKDLAGASRTLEAVIKLGDGEPDSLPADDHAYALMPERRRSKVLMVTKTNTYLEAALLLDEYLEVTNVEPKAYPPQGTFDVTIFDGVAPPLADGSGAALYLNPPDTKEAPVPRGKKLKMFGFDTWDKKHPIVRWMELGDIQVAEGFSFKPEKADRIVGASFKGPILVEGRRSGRRFMALGFDPRDSDFVMRVAWPLFVLNTINYFVEEDTGYISSFRTGEVWRIPAPSGVEVAELELPDGTKRQVPIKQGRAVYQGDQAGFYTLRVKAEGDSAAKDGETEAQETMFAANLVDLDESRIEPSPKLEIGKTEATAVTNFSAGVRREIWLYLLIAAIIASTVEWFTYHRRLTV, from the coding sequence ATGACCATCGCCGGTGTGGTGGGTGGTCTGACGGTCGTGTTCTACATCCTCAAGCTGCGGCGGCGCCCCATCGCAGTGCCGTTCAGCCATATCTGGGAGCGCATCCTGCGCGACAAGGAGGCCACGAGCTGGTTCTCTCAGCTGAAGCGGCTGCTCTCGCTGTTGTTTCAGCTTGCCCTGCTCACGCTGCTGATCATGGCGCTCGGCGATCCCCGGTTGAGCCAAAACCTCGTGGAGGGGCGCAACGTGTTGGTGCTCATCGACACCAGCGCGTCGATGAAGGCGACGGATGGGGGCGACGAGCAAGCGCCCACGCGCCTGGACGCTGCCCGCAAGGAAGTCGCCACGCTGGTGCGTGGCCTCGGCGGCACGGATCGCATGCTGATCGCGAGCATGGACTCTGGCGTGAGTCCCCTCACCACCATGACCGGTGAGACAACGGACCTCCAGGCCGCGCTCAAGCAGCTCAAGGCGACCGATACTCGCGCCGACCTGCGCCGTGGTCTCAACTTCGCTCTCGACTCCCTGCGTGGCTTGAACAAGACGGAAATCGTGCTGGTCAGCGACGGCGCGTTTGGTGACGTCGAGGACATCACGAAAGGCATCGATCTGGGAGAGACGAAGCTCTCCTACGTGCCTGTCGGCAGCAAGAATCGCAACGTTGCGATCACGCAGTTTTCCGTGCGGAGATATCCGTTGGACAAGTCACGCTACGAGGTGATGCTCGAGGTGACGAACACCAACGAGGAGCCCACCGACGTGGAGCTGACGCTGCTTGGAGACGGCCAAGTCGTGGACGTCACGAAGCTGCACCTGGGGCCAAACGAGCGGCTGCCGCGCTTCTACAAGGATCTGGCCGGCGCCAGCCGCACCCTCGAGGCGGTGATCAAGCTTGGAGACGGCGAGCCCGACAGTTTGCCTGCGGACGACCACGCCTATGCCCTGATGCCCGAGCGCAGGCGCTCCAAGGTGCTCATGGTCACCAAGACCAACACGTATCTCGAGGCCGCACTGCTCCTGGATGAGTACCTGGAGGTCACGAACGTCGAGCCGAAGGCGTACCCGCCTCAGGGTACGTTCGACGTGACGATTTTCGACGGCGTGGCGCCGCCCCTGGCAGATGGCTCTGGTGCCGCCCTGTATCTGAATCCGCCGGATACCAAGGAGGCACCAGTGCCTCGCGGAAAGAAGCTGAAGATGTTTGGCTTCGATACCTGGGACAAGAAGCATCCCATCGTGCGCTGGATGGAACTCGGCGACATTCAGGTGGCCGAGGGCTTCAGCTTCAAGCCGGAGAAGGCGGATCGCATCGTGGGCGCGTCGTTCAAGGGGCCGATCCTGGTGGAGGGGCGGCGCAGCGGGCGGCGCTTCATGGCGCTCGGCTTCGACCCCCGAGACAGCGACTTCGTGATGCGCGTGGCGTGGCCGTTGTTCGTGCTGAACACGATCAACTACTTCGTCGAAGAGGACACGGGGTACATCTCGTCGTTCCGCACCGGCGAGGTGTGGCGCATCCCCGCGCCGAGCGGTGTCGAGGTGGCCGAGCTCGAGCTGCCCGATGGGACAAAGCGCCAGGTCCCGATCAAACAGGGGCGCGCGGTGTATCAGGGCGACCAAGCCGGCTTCTACACCTTGCGCGTAAAGGCTGAAGGCGACTCCGCCGCCAAGGACGGCGAGACAGAGGCCCAAGAGACGATGTTCGCCGCCAACCTCGTAGACCTCGACGAGAGCCGCATCGAACCCAGTCCGAAGCTCGAGATCGGCAAGACCGAGGCGACCGCGGTGACGAACTTCAGCGCAGGCGTGCGCCGGGAGATCTGGCTCTACTTGCTCATCGCGGCGATCATTGCGTCCACCGTGGAGTGGTTCACGTATCACCGGAGGCTCACCGTATGA
- a CDS encoding response regulator — MTDYTDKLVLVADDEPGMVAMVGGYLRSQGFQVIEASDGAQAWELAHERLPDLVILDVMMPGMSGWEVCRKIKEAVSLHHTGVIMLTGIGENLNEMTSPLYGADAYLDKPFEFDDLQNRIEETLSARLGSPAEPEPAPEAKKPAKKRAKKASPNQGKLFDEASAADDAPSEAASEPAAEGVVAKAAKAAKKVAKKAAKAAKKVAKAAKEVAAKAAEQVTEAATPAGKPAKAAKKAAKKAKAAKPAKKAAKKAAKPAKKAAKKAAKKAAKPAKKAAKKAAKPAKKAAKKAAKASPTKAPSKKAAKPAKAKGGKGKAKK, encoded by the coding sequence ATGACGGATTACACAGACAAGTTGGTGCTGGTTGCAGACGACGAGCCCGGCATGGTGGCGATGGTCGGCGGTTACTTGCGGAGCCAAGGCTTCCAAGTCATCGAAGCGTCCGACGGCGCGCAAGCCTGGGAGCTGGCTCACGAGCGGCTGCCCGACTTGGTGATCCTCGACGTGATGATGCCCGGCATGAGCGGCTGGGAAGTTTGCCGCAAGATCAAAGAAGCGGTGAGCCTGCACCACACCGGCGTGATCATGCTCACCGGCATCGGGGAGAATCTCAATGAGATGACGTCGCCGCTCTACGGAGCGGACGCATACCTCGACAAGCCGTTCGAGTTCGACGACCTGCAGAACCGCATCGAAGAGACGCTCAGCGCTCGCTTGGGTTCCCCCGCGGAACCGGAACCGGCGCCCGAAGCAAAGAAGCCCGCGAAGAAGCGCGCCAAGAAGGCGAGCCCGAACCAGGGCAAGCTGTTCGACGAAGCGTCAGCAGCCGACGATGCTCCGAGCGAAGCGGCGTCGGAACCCGCAGCCGAGGGTGTGGTCGCAAAGGCTGCCAAGGCAGCGAAGAAGGTCGCGAAGAAGGCAGCCAAGGCAGCGAAGAAGGTCGCGAAGGCCGCCAAGGAAGTGGCAGCCAAGGCAGCGGAGCAAGTGACCGAAGCCGCGACGCCCGCCGGGAAGCCGGCGAAGGCAGCGAAGAAAGCCGCCAAGAAGGCCAAGGCAGCCAAGCCTGCAAAGAAGGCAGCCAAGAAGGCAGCCAAGCCCGCAAAGAAGGCAGCCAAGAAGGCAGCCAAGAAGGCAGCCAAGCCCGCAAAGAAGGCGGCAAAGAAGGCAGCCAAGCCCGCAAAGAAGGCAGCCAAGAAGGCAGCCAAGGCATCCCCGACCAAGGCTCCGAGTAAGAAAGCTGCTAAACCTGCCAAGGCAAAGGGCGGGAAGGGCAAAGCGAAGAAGTAA
- a CDS encoding S8 family serine peptidase, whose protein sequence is MRRILNAHSRPLAPRWLLLGGVAALAATTNNGCSAAGAEHRTHGTQSANLEWLPAAPPRDLTHAPFLLGHSEPDPNRMVQVYVLLSEPAPAASIPRGIDLKSNSFNAQRSKQSFMRQAATVRAQQDRVVPQLQSYGAEIIARIGKVGNRVHVRIAASKVRDLQRVAEVVGIAPVPYYSRNLASAVPAIGAPKVWERISPLDGDGITIGVMDSGIDYTHADFGGTGTSAAYNANDSAVIEANSFPTARVVGGKDFAGDAYDGSTSPKPDPDPLDCARQVGGRISGGHGTHVAGIAAGNGVLKDGSPYTGPYNASLDPNAFEVYPGVAPKASLHAIRIFGCDGGTTLTANAYDYAIDPNGDDDPSDRLDVLNASLGSDFGLGGSNAALIKNLVRGGTVFVAAAGNAGSSYFIAGQPAGVDQALSVAATSESALPELKVTSPASVAGSYAAVSGGISAPIPTDTPISGKLVRTQPSNGCADYSNAAAISGNIALIDRGSCTFEEKLSRAAAAGAVAAVVVQNSPAEPPFPMGGDNPVGIPAVMIGNSDGGLLKGASNVEADLLAVEGKSQLSPFSSRGPESTTGGFKPEIAAPGGDIRSAGVGSGYKGVVNSGTSMASPMAAGAAALVRQAHPTWLPTEVKSAMINTAAPAFVSGMQAPVSHVGGGRVQVDAAIDTQVVAAAEPSEGSGIAFGFLITESPTTSARTVRITNTSSSSVEFDVASELQYPVAGVSVTASQSSVSIPAGESFDLEVALTFDPTQVTTLAPDPTTPTTVRLGSDAEYGRHFLMEAAGQVNLTSKTTGQPDLHVPFNGAVRPAGSRSLDFGTCGEGNTLTLESAGGNTTPAPVTGVFQLGLSEDPETTLDASDDVIAIGAATDLKSRDFADASAFIALAIRGTWTTPAPNSYETFSSGSPGRYVVQIDTNLDNSYDYELVALSFNDVLICYSMSRTGQQGGGRFLNIVPADVLNTNAYLNSVLVFPVFLDDLGLTAENAKFQYRVSSVTGSIINQGDTTPWATFDANHPAVDASPYGLDGRPLFSGDDVIRADVDRNQPAQALILHFDNIEGQRAQVIDVPAPGTDESNLVLTSSTVEKATAGSNVQSQLTIAHVAAGGSTTPRQVSLKLGVSGLSLLDAVPSVGSCNAAARTCDLGELAPGESATIDLTLRALEGETEGTVTAEIGSDEGCGASADDDSISDSVTIEQLQASDPNQVPAVSPGGGGCSCRTARNSSAPSNAASWLGLGIGLAWLRRRRQRRTA, encoded by the coding sequence ATGCGCCGTATCCTGAATGCCCATTCCCGCCCCCTCGCACCTCGCTGGCTGTTGCTGGGAGGTGTCGCAGCGCTCGCGGCGACCACAAACAACGGCTGTAGTGCCGCCGGCGCCGAGCACCGCACGCATGGCACTCAGAGCGCAAACCTTGAGTGGCTCCCCGCGGCACCGCCTCGAGACCTAACCCACGCGCCCTTCTTGCTCGGTCATAGTGAGCCCGACCCGAATCGGATGGTGCAGGTGTACGTGCTGCTGAGCGAGCCTGCCCCAGCCGCATCGATTCCGCGAGGCATCGACCTCAAGTCGAATAGCTTCAACGCCCAGCGCTCCAAGCAGAGCTTCATGCGCCAGGCCGCGACGGTGAGGGCGCAACAAGACCGCGTGGTGCCCCAGCTACAAAGCTATGGCGCGGAGATCATTGCGCGCATCGGCAAGGTTGGAAACCGCGTTCACGTACGCATCGCCGCAAGTAAAGTGCGCGACCTGCAGCGTGTCGCCGAGGTCGTCGGCATCGCGCCCGTACCTTACTACAGCCGAAACCTCGCTTCTGCAGTGCCAGCAATTGGCGCACCGAAGGTCTGGGAACGCATCTCCCCGCTGGATGGCGATGGAATCACCATCGGCGTGATGGACTCCGGCATCGACTACACCCACGCGGACTTTGGCGGCACGGGAACCAGCGCCGCCTACAACGCCAACGACTCGGCGGTCATCGAAGCCAACAGTTTCCCCACGGCAAGGGTCGTCGGTGGAAAGGACTTCGCCGGTGACGCATATGACGGCAGCACGTCGCCGAAGCCTGATCCGGATCCTCTTGACTGCGCGCGCCAGGTCGGCGGCCGCATCTCAGGTGGACACGGCACCCACGTGGCCGGCATCGCCGCGGGCAATGGTGTGCTCAAAGACGGAAGCCCCTACACCGGTCCGTACAACGCGAGCCTCGATCCCAACGCCTTCGAGGTGTACCCGGGCGTGGCTCCCAAGGCGTCGCTCCACGCCATCCGCATCTTCGGCTGCGACGGCGGCACAACGCTCACGGCAAACGCCTACGACTACGCGATCGACCCGAATGGGGACGACGACCCCAGCGACCGACTGGATGTCTTGAACGCTTCGCTCGGCAGCGACTTCGGCCTCGGCGGTAGCAACGCGGCCTTGATCAAGAACCTGGTGCGCGGCGGGACCGTCTTCGTGGCCGCCGCCGGAAACGCGGGGAGTTCATACTTCATCGCCGGCCAACCCGCAGGCGTCGATCAAGCCCTGAGCGTCGCAGCGACGAGCGAGTCCGCCCTCCCTGAGCTCAAGGTCACGTCTCCTGCGAGCGTCGCTGGAAGCTACGCCGCGGTCTCGGGCGGCATCTCAGCACCTATCCCCACGGATACACCCATCAGCGGCAAGCTGGTACGCACCCAGCCGAGCAACGGCTGCGCCGACTACAGCAATGCTGCGGCGATATCCGGTAACATCGCGCTGATCGACCGCGGGAGCTGCACCTTCGAGGAGAAGCTGAGCCGTGCAGCCGCCGCGGGCGCCGTCGCGGCAGTCGTGGTGCAAAACAGCCCGGCGGAGCCGCCGTTCCCCATGGGTGGCGACAACCCAGTTGGCATCCCCGCGGTAATGATTGGCAACTCCGACGGCGGACTACTGAAGGGCGCGAGCAACGTCGAAGCGGACCTCTTGGCAGTCGAAGGTAAATCGCAGCTCTCGCCTTTCAGCTCCCGAGGACCGGAGTCGACGACCGGCGGGTTCAAGCCAGAGATCGCCGCGCCAGGCGGTGACATCAGGAGCGCTGGCGTAGGCAGCGGCTACAAGGGCGTGGTCAACTCGGGTACATCCATGGCCTCCCCCATGGCCGCCGGCGCGGCTGCGCTCGTGCGGCAAGCGCATCCGACGTGGCTCCCCACGGAAGTAAAATCCGCGATGATCAACACCGCGGCGCCTGCGTTCGTAAGCGGCATGCAGGCACCGGTGAGTCATGTCGGCGGTGGACGCGTGCAGGTCGACGCCGCGATCGATACGCAGGTAGTGGCCGCAGCCGAGCCCTCGGAAGGCTCCGGCATCGCGTTCGGCTTCTTGATCACGGAGAGCCCCACCACGAGCGCTCGCACCGTCCGCATCACGAACACGAGCAGCAGCAGCGTCGAGTTCGACGTCGCGTCCGAGCTGCAGTATCCCGTAGCCGGCGTCAGTGTCACCGCAAGCCAATCCAGCGTGAGCATCCCGGCGGGTGAGAGTTTTGACCTCGAGGTCGCGCTCACCTTCGACCCGACCCAGGTGACCACACTGGCGCCGGACCCGACGACCCCAACCACCGTGCGACTCGGCTCTGACGCCGAGTATGGGCGCCACTTCCTGATGGAAGCCGCTGGGCAAGTGAACCTGACCTCGAAGACGACGGGGCAACCGGACCTCCACGTGCCATTCAACGGCGCGGTGCGTCCTGCCGGCTCACGCAGCCTGGACTTCGGAACCTGCGGCGAGGGCAACACGCTGACGCTCGAGTCTGCGGGAGGGAACACGACGCCCGCACCGGTCACGGGAGTGTTTCAATTGGGCTTGAGCGAAGATCCCGAGACCACCCTCGATGCGAGCGATGACGTGATCGCGATTGGGGCGGCAACGGACCTGAAGTCGCGAGATTTCGCGGACGCCTCCGCGTTCATCGCCTTGGCGATTCGCGGCACGTGGACCACGCCTGCGCCGAACAGCTACGAGACGTTCTCATCCGGATCGCCTGGCAGATACGTGGTGCAAATCGACACCAACTTGGACAACAGCTACGACTACGAACTCGTCGCCCTGTCATTCAACGACGTGTTGATCTGCTATTCGATGTCCCGCACGGGGCAGCAGGGCGGTGGGCGGTTCTTGAACATCGTCCCGGCGGACGTGTTGAACACCAACGCCTACCTCAACAGCGTGCTGGTCTTCCCGGTGTTCCTGGATGACCTCGGCTTGACGGCGGAGAACGCGAAATTCCAGTATCGAGTCAGCTCGGTCACGGGCAGCATCATCAACCAGGGTGACACCACGCCTTGGGCGACCTTTGACGCCAATCACCCAGCGGTAGACGCCAGTCCCTATGGTCTCGACGGCCGGCCGCTGTTCAGTGGAGACGATGTGATCCGCGCCGACGTGGACCGCAACCAACCCGCCCAAGCGCTGATCCTCCACTTCGACAACATCGAGGGGCAGCGTGCCCAGGTGATCGACGTCCCGGCTCCTGGAACCGACGAGAGCAACCTGGTGCTGACCAGCAGCACAGTTGAGAAGGCGACTGCCGGCAGCAACGTACAGAGTCAGCTCACGATCGCCCACGTGGCGGCCGGCGGCTCCACGACACCTCGCCAGGTGAGCCTCAAGTTGGGGGTAAGCGGGCTATCACTGCTCGACGCCGTGCCCTCCGTTGGCAGCTGCAACGCCGCCGCCCGCACCTGCGATCTCGGGGAGCTCGCCCCCGGCGAGAGCGCCACCATCGACCTGACGCTGCGTGCTCTGGAAGGCGAGACGGAAGGCACTGTCACAGCCGAAATCGGCTCGGATGAAGGCTGCGGTGCCTCCGCTGATGATGACTCGATCAGCGACTCCGTCACGATCGAACAGCTCCAGGCCAGCGACCCGAACCAAGTCCCCGCGGTGTCTCCTGGCGGCGGAGGCTGCAGCTGTCGAACCGCACGGAACAGTTCCGCACCAAGCAACGCGGCGAGTTGGCTCGGCCTGGGCATCGGGCTTGCCTGGCTACGGCGTCGGCGTCAGCGCCGCACGGCTTGA
- a CDS encoding DUF58 domain-containing protein has protein sequence MGIFDIFKRATAPVSRRFVPNVRAKEDLFDEEFQRKLEMLAMVSRKVFAGRLKAERRTKKKGSGVEFADHRDYTAGDDFRAVDWNVYQRFGRLLVRLYEEEEDLSIYFIIDCSTSMGFSTTQGAAARKFDYARKLAAALAYVGLANLDRVTVVAISDAVVARMPTTRGKGRIFRVFNFLRDLEPSGVTDLGEGMKTFVAQHKRRGLAVLISDLYDHAGFERGINVLRYNKFEPFVLHVLDPQEARPDLKGDIRLYDCETGDEREVTVTPKLLERMQSAWREYQTEIERFCASRQVTYFPADINVEFDELILKVFRRGGFLR, from the coding sequence ATGGGGATTTTCGATATCTTCAAGCGGGCAACGGCGCCAGTTTCGCGCCGCTTCGTGCCCAACGTGCGCGCCAAGGAGGACCTGTTCGACGAGGAGTTCCAGCGCAAGCTGGAGATGCTCGCGATGGTCAGCCGCAAGGTGTTCGCCGGGCGGCTGAAGGCCGAGCGGCGCACGAAGAAGAAGGGCAGCGGCGTCGAGTTCGCTGACCACCGCGACTACACGGCTGGTGATGATTTCCGCGCGGTAGACTGGAACGTCTACCAGCGCTTCGGCAGGCTGTTGGTGCGCCTGTACGAAGAGGAAGAAGATCTCAGCATCTACTTCATCATCGACTGCTCGACGTCGATGGGCTTCTCCACGACTCAAGGCGCCGCGGCGCGCAAGTTCGATTACGCGCGCAAGCTCGCCGCGGCGTTGGCCTACGTCGGCCTAGCCAACTTGGATCGCGTCACCGTGGTAGCCATCAGCGACGCAGTGGTCGCGCGCATGCCGACGACGCGTGGCAAGGGTCGCATCTTCCGAGTTTTCAACTTCTTGCGTGACCTCGAGCCGAGCGGCGTGACGGACCTCGGTGAAGGCATGAAGACCTTCGTTGCGCAGCACAAGCGCCGCGGCCTCGCGGTGCTGATCAGCGACTTGTACGACCACGCTGGCTTCGAGCGCGGCATCAACGTCCTGCGCTACAACAAGTTCGAGCCGTTCGTCTTGCACGTTCTCGATCCGCAAGAGGCGCGACCAGACTTGAAGGGCGACATTCGCCTCTACGACTGCGAGACGGGGGACGAACGCGAGGTCACCGTTACGCCGAAGCTCTTGGAGCGGATGCAGTCCGCCTGGAGAGAGTACCAGACGGAGATCGAGCGCTTCTGTGCGAGCCGCCAGGTGACATACTTCCCTGCGGATATAAACGTCGAGTTCGATGAACTGATCCTGAAGGTCTTCCGCCGCGGAGGCTTTCTTCGGTGA
- a CDS encoding MoxR family ATPase, producing the protein MSEAEAAREEVEDFQKQVGKLREEIGRVIVGNREVVDGVLTCMLAGSHALLEGVPGLGKTMLVRTLAEAVNLEFSRIQFTPDLMPADIIGTTVMEEKEGGGHVFEFRKGPVFANIVLADEVNRATPKTQSALLEAMQEHRVTVGRTTHVIPEPYFVLATQNPLEMEGTYPLPEAQLDRFFFKLHVPFPNREELHTIIDRTTTGYHAEVKPVVDAEEIVKMQELVRKVPVARHVQDYAIRVLQATHPDREEATDKVKRYVRSGGSPRGVQAILLASKIRALFDGRFAASIDDVKASALPALRHRVLLSFEGEAEGVAPDTVLQEILTKLPEGKA; encoded by the coding sequence ATGAGTGAAGCAGAGGCAGCCCGCGAGGAAGTTGAGGACTTTCAGAAGCAAGTCGGCAAGCTGCGCGAGGAGATCGGTCGAGTCATCGTCGGTAACCGAGAGGTAGTCGACGGCGTGCTCACCTGCATGCTCGCCGGCTCCCACGCCTTGCTAGAAGGCGTGCCCGGGCTGGGCAAGACGATGCTGGTGCGTACCCTCGCGGAAGCGGTCAATCTGGAGTTCTCGCGCATCCAGTTCACCCCGGACCTGATGCCTGCGGACATCATCGGCACGACCGTGATGGAAGAGAAGGAAGGCGGCGGCCATGTGTTCGAGTTCCGCAAGGGGCCAGTCTTCGCCAACATCGTGCTCGCCGACGAGGTGAACCGCGCGACGCCGAAGACGCAGTCCGCGCTGCTCGAAGCCATGCAGGAACATCGCGTGACGGTGGGTCGCACCACTCACGTCATTCCCGAGCCCTACTTCGTGCTCGCGACCCAGAACCCGCTGGAGATGGAAGGCACCTACCCGCTGCCCGAAGCCCAGCTCGACCGCTTTTTCTTCAAGCTCCACGTGCCGTTCCCGAACCGCGAGGAGCTCCACACCATCATTGACCGCACGACGACCGGTTACCATGCGGAAGTAAAGCCGGTGGTGGACGCGGAAGAGATCGTGAAGATGCAGGAGCTGGTGCGCAAGGTACCAGTCGCGCGTCACGTTCAGGACTACGCAATCCGCGTCTTGCAGGCGACACATCCCGATCGTGAAGAGGCGACGGACAAAGTGAAGCGCTACGTACGCAGCGGCGGCTCGCCTCGCGGTGTCCAAGCGATCCTTCTGGCGAGCAAGATCCGTGCGCTCTTCGATGGGCGCTTCGCCGCCAGCATCGACGACGTGAAGGCGAGCGCGCTGCCCGCGCTGCGCCACCGTGTGCTCCTGAGCTTCGAAGGTGAGGCCGAGGGCGTGGCGCCGGATACGGTGCTGCAAGAGATCCTGACCAAGCTCCCCGAGGGCAAGGCCTAA